One genomic segment of Colias croceus chromosome 16, ilColCroc2.1 includes these proteins:
- the LOC123698405 gene encoding DENN domain-containing protein Crag isoform X7 produces the protein MEERRVADYFVVAGLPEQPEVLDDSDSGHLKGYSTKAPITDIGVVFPGLGETVPNDYELIESTPTGLPADLNHGSMRSPVCFLCIRRGRDKPPLVDIGVMYDGRERLMADAEMVLKSVGGRLANVNNSTAKTYITYRRAHPTAPCNALVVVDICVVVTSRGETPPHAFCMIAKNLNKGLMGSDVFLCYKKSMNRPPLIAFKPEVLFRYPTVDRRSMAFPTSVPLFCLPMGSTLELWPNNASAPKPVFSTFVLTVSDATDKVYGSAVTFYESYPHTQLTESHQEALGWRAGVSQNTHSLHANKCICLLSRWPFSDTFERWLLYILEMSWSKEPLSIPIERYITHLLEEVPFPEPRILLQLSPTNPHDRVIVTRRDDQPLVISGAGFRQLLLNLGPDNCLLLLALAITEQKILIHSLRPDTLTAVSEAVSSLLFPFKWQCPYIPLCPLGLAEVLHAPLPYLIGVDSRFFDLYEPPPDVTCVDLDTNNITICESQRHISLKLLPKSQARALRQTLEQLFANIRPGMLASPVHYSNNSKYNGEPTTSLDRDFQKRKKEQALELKIQEAFLRFMAVTLEGYRRYLIPITKAPTVGTTDPHALFQMDAFLKSRDKTQQRFLTLIMRTQMFTRFIEERSFVCDGADQGLTFFDECIERVSSEGSLLEFEPAHCAERTVFVLPPDPPDPEETYTYEKFILDANLVARCKQSARGAVQALPSAALASAESLADASPMARRTKHEIAAAQRMARKASLSPEAWAKCLLGACYSLYFLALPCRLTLYRGKEHATLRAAYELLERATKLRVPLDEVCYRVMMQLCGIYSLPVLAVQLLFLMKRAGLQPNALTYGYYNRCVLEAAWPKDMPSGSQLLWNKLRIAVMGAALFRAAGAQRASRATGQATAGSGGTLPRVRTVAGEGSELAALALAEPMRSRSSLDSVCREEASASASAFEALCRRGNIVRTHTHARTHTRAHGLSAHAGILISGVPSDPDLSETTRPRSNSLGNEEPEPTIPIAEKRQTIHVSPDSPSDLRILTRSESFAGDAQIVQNLQRLSFGNTNPKGRCSRTLSFPEETDKEMAAIQVNDVNKTSPLKLSPRTPVLADDPLGALCTGESPRAPTPPRAEDPPLPKHELSVSPKLFHRRSNSFQDEPEETAGSETAPATVSSLVSLGNTLKISFGPTSIAGKKSNELLQSGLSSLKSAATSMAKKFDEMKEVISANSTPVKMKGAIGNATSALTSFITEEDSTDGSSEINTDDWSSATGFRRASSDAELACTMERGSLATLLSHLPDNLYPQQNENINKDNVSVVVQMTSCSQCHQCLALLYDEDIMAGWAADDSNLNTRCTACGRHTVPLLSVQIIRTSQTQSETLSVPYLNPLVLRKEFESILGREGDSCLAEPEFVESHPIVYWNLVWFLERANIDNHLPDLLCPNYSSKYTSSDALSDADKVGVCRVVCGWDLWRAGEGEAVALYRAWRRRQPRSRQLRALLLTDHDYQSVILTVIDGLLSNDLSDAIRKLASWRESTTPNKRYLSYYRDILFLAMTALGEPDIDFVALQREYTRAIEQLGSEARPQDLPPSPTAVYCRHYFKRLKLKVED, from the exons ATGGAAGAAAGGAGAGTAGCAGACTATTTTGTGGTTGCTGGTCTCCCAGAACAACCAGAAGTACTGGATGATTCGGATTCTGGGCACTTAAAAGGATACAGTACTAAAGCACCAATCACAGATATtg GTGTGGTATTTCCTGGGTTAGGTGAAACGGTGCCAAATGATTACGAATTAATAGAATCAACACCGACTGGCTTACCGGCTGATTTGAACCATGGCTCCATGCGATCTCCTGTTTGTTTTTTGTGCATCCGAAGGGGAAGGGACAAACCGCCCCTCGTTGATATCG GTGTCATGTACGACGGCAGAGAGCGTCTCATGGCTGACGCGGAAATGGTTCTCAAATCGGTTGGCGGTAGATTGGCCAATGTGAACAATTCCACGGCGAAAACATATATCACGTACAGGCGGGCGCATCCGACCGCGCCGTGCAATGCGCTTGTCGTAGTCGATATATGCGTAGTCGTTACGAGTCGAGGGGAAACCCCGCCGCATGCGTTTTGTATGATCGCGAAGAATTTGAACAAAG GGTTAATGGGTAGCGATGTATTCCTCTGCTACAAAAAGTCAATGAACCGTCCGCCGCTAATAGCTTTCAAACCAGAAGTACTGTTTAG GTATCCAACAGTAGATCGTCGCAGTATGGCTTTCCCTACTTCCGTGCCACTGTTTTGTCTACCCATGGGTTCCACGTTGGAGTTGTGGCCGAATAATGCGTCTGCGCCGAAACCTGTGTTCTCAACTTTCGTTCTGACCGTTTCTGATGCTACTGATaag GTATACGGATCAGCGGTAACGTTCTACGAGAGCTACCCGCACACGCAGTTAACTGAGAGCCATCAAGAAGCGCTCGGTTGGCGGGCCGGTGTTAGCCAAAACACGCACTCATTACACGCAAATAAATGCATCTGCTTATTATCAAGGTGGCCCTTCAGCGATACGTTTGAACGGTGGCTGCTGTATATACTG GAAATGTCATGGAGTAAAGAACCTTTGAGTATACCAATCGAAAGATACATTACACACTTATTGGAAGAGGTTCCATTCCCGGAGCCGCGCATATTACTtcag TTATCTCCCACAAATCCACATGATCGCGTCATAGTAACAAGACGAGATGACCAACCGCTAGTAATAAGTGGTGCTGGTTTCAGACAGCTCTTGCTAAATTTAGGGCCTGATAACTGTCTATTACTGCTGGCTTTGGCTATCACGGAGCAGAAAATACTTATACACTCTTTGAG ACCAGACACACTCACCGCTGTATCGGAGGCAGTATCTAGTCTGCTGTTTCCATTCAAATGGCAGTGCCCATACATACCACTTTGTCCATTAG gtTTAGCGGAAGTACTTCACGCCCCTCTGCCGTATTTAATAGGTGTTGATTCGAGGTTTTTTGACCTATATGAACCTCCACCAGATGTTACTTGTGTCGATTTAGACACCAATAATATTACA atATGTGAATCGCAGAGGCATATATCATTAAAACTGCTTCCAAAGAGCCAAGCACGGGCATTAAGGCAGACGTTGGAACAGTTGTTCGCGAACATTCGACCTGGTATGTTAG CGTCGCCCGTCCACTATTCGaataatagtaaatataatGGTGAACCTACAACGAGTTTAGATAGGGATTTCCAAAAGCGGAAAAAGGAG CAAGCACTAGAACTAAAGATTCAAGAAGCATTCCTCCGTTTCATGGCTGTGACTTTAGAGGGTTATCGCAGATATCTGATCCCCATAACAAAGGCTCCCACTGTTGGCACTACTGATCCTCATGCCCTCTTCCAAATGGATGCTTTTCTTAAATCACGGGATAAG ACGCAACAGCGCTTCCTAACCCTCATAATGCGCACGCAAATGTTCACGCGCTTCATAGAGGAGCGTTCGTTTGTATGTGACGGTGCGGACCAAGGGTTGACATTCTTCGACGAGTGCATAGAGCGAGTGTCCTCTGAGGGATCGCTGCTTGAGTTCGAGCCCGCGCATTGTGCTGAGCGAACTGTGTTTGTCCTGCCGCCTGACCCGCCTGATCcag AGGAGACATACACATACGAGAAGTTCATACTCGATGCAAACTTAGTGGCTCGGTGTAAACAAAGCGCTCGAGGTGCGGTACAAGCTTTGCCGAGCGCTGCACTTGCGTCCGCTGAGTCGTTAGCTGACGCGTCACCTATGGCCAGACGAACTAAACATGAGATTGCTGCTGCTCAAAG GATGGCGCGCAAAGCCAGTCTATCGCCTGAAGCGTGGGCCAAGTGTCTACTCGGTGCATGCTATTCACTATACTTCCTGGCCCTACCGTGTCGTCTCACACTGTACCGGGGCAAAGAGCACGCTACATTGCGCGCGGCGTATGAGCTGCTCGAGCGCGCTACTAAACTGCGCGTGCCGTTGGATGAG GTGTGTTATCGAGTTATGATGCAACTCTGTGGCATCTACTCGCTGCCCGTATTAGCAGTGCAGTTACTATTCCTGATGAAGCGTGCGGGCTTACAACCCAACGCACTAACGTACGGGTACTACAATAGATGCGTGTTGGAAGCCGCATGGCCTAAAGATATGCCTAG TGGTTCCCAATTACTATGGAACAAGTTGCGTATAGCCGTGATGGGCGCGGCGTTGTTCCGTGCTGCGGGCGCGCAGCGTGCGAGTCGCGCAACGGGACAAGCTACTGCGGggt CTGGCGGAACATTACCTCGCGTGCGAACAGTGGCAGGGGAAGGCTCTGAACTTGCTGCGTTAGCACTGGCTGAACCTATGCGAAGTCGTTCCAGCTTAGATTCAG TGTGTCGTGAAGAAGCAAGTGCGAGTGCGAGCGCGTTCGAAGCGCTGTGCCGGCGCGGCAACATCGTGCGCACACACACGCACGCGCGCACACACACGCGCGCGCACGGCCTGTCCGCACACGCCGGTATACTTATATCCG GTGTGCCGTCAGACCCTGATCTCAGTGAGACTACGCGACCACGCAGCAACTCGTTAGGTAATGAAGAACCGGAACCGACAATACCTATTGCCGAAAAGAGACAG ACAATTCATGTCAGCCCAGACAGTCCATCGGATTTGCGAATATTAACAAGATCAGAAAGTTTTGCCGGTGATGCTCAGATCGTTCAAAACTTGCAGAGGCTTTCATTTG gaaATACAAACCCCAAAGGGCGTTGTTCACGAACGCTCAGTTTTCCCGAAGAGACGGATAAAGAAATGGCTGCAATACAAGTCAACGATGTCAACAAAACCTCCCCATTGAa ACTGTCCCCCCGCACCCCCGTGCTCGCGGACGACCCCCTCGGCGCGCTGTGCACGGGCGAGTCCCCCCGCGCCCCGACCCCGCCGCGCGCAGAGGACCCGCCCCTCCCGAAGCACGAGCTCAGCGTCAGCCCGAAGCTGTTCCACCGCAGGAGCAACTCGTTCCAGGACGAGCCGGAGGAGACCGCTGG GAGCGAGACGGCACCCGCCACAGTGTCGAGCCTCGTGAGTTTGGGGAACACGCTCAAGATCAGCTTCGG TCCAACAAGCATAGCTGGCAAAAAGTCGAACGAATTGCTCCAGAGCGGTCTAAGCAGTTTAAAATCAGCTGCAACGAGTATGGCTAAGAAGTTCGACGAAATGAAAGAGGTTATATCTGCAAACTCGACCCCCGTAAAGATGAAAGGCGCTATTGGTAACGCTACCAGCGCTCTGACCagttttattacagaagaAGATTCTACCGATGGATCGTCTGAGATTAACACGGATG ATTGGTCAAGTGCAACCGGCTTTAGAAGAGCTTCAAGTGACGCAGAATTGGCGTGTACGATGGAGCGCGGTTCGCTAGCAACTCTTCTATCACATTTACCTGATAATCTGTATCCACAGCAAAAT GAGAACATAAACAAGGACAACGTATCTGTAGTGGTGCAGATGACGTCGTGCTCGCAGTGCCACCAGTGCCTCGCGCTGCTGTACGACGAGGACATCATGGCGGGCTGGGCGGCCGACGACTCCAACCTCAACACGCGCTGTACTGCGTGCGGACGGCATACGGTCCCGTTGCTGTCTGTGCAG ATAATACGAACGAGTCAAACGCAATCAGAAACTCTGAGTGTGCCCTATTTGAACCCATTGGTGCTGAGGAAAGAATTCGAATCGATCTTGG GCAGAGAAGGCGACTCATGTTTAGCTGAACCAGAATTCGTCGAGTCCCATCCCATAGTATACTGGAATCTAGTGTGGTTCCTGGAGCGAGCTAACATAGATAACCACTTGCCGGACTTGCTCTGCCCTAATTATTCGTCTAAGTACACGAGTTCAGATGCGCTGTCTGACGCTGATAAAGTTGGTG TTTGCCGCGTGGTATGCGGCTGGGACCTGTGGCGCGCGGGCGAGGGCGAGGCGGTGGCGCTGTACCGCGCGTGGCGCCGCCGCCAGCCGCGCTCGCGGCAGCTGCGCGCGCTGCTGCTCACCGACCACGACTACCAGTC AGTTATCCTGACAGTGATAGATGGCTTACTCAGCAACGACCTTTCGGACGCTATCCGTAAATTAGCATCGTGGAGGGAATCAACTACGCCAAACAAACGATATCTCTCCTATTATAG AGACATCCTCTTCCTCGCGATGACAGCGCTCGGCGAACCGGACATAGACTTCGTGGCCCTCCAACGTGAGTACACGCGTGCCATAGAGCAGTTAGGAAGCGAAGCCCGACCACAAGACCTGCCCCCTTCACCCACGGCTGTGTACTGCAGGCACTACTTCAAGCGGCTCAAGCTTAAAGTGGAGGATTAA
- the LOC123698405 gene encoding DENN domain-containing protein Crag isoform X6 yields the protein MEERRVADYFVVAGLPEQPEVLDDSDSGHLKGYSTKAPITDIGVVFPGLGETVPNDYELIESTPTGLPADLNHGSMRSPVCFLCIRRGRDKPPLVDIGVMYDGRERLMADAEMVLKSVGGRLANVNNSTAKTYITYRRAHPTAPCNALVVVDICVVVTSRGETPPHAFCMIAKNLNKGLMGSDVFLCYKKSMNRPPLIAFKPEVLFRYPTVDRRSMAFPTSVPLFCLPMGSTLELWPNNASAPKPVFSTFVLTVSDATDKVYGSAVTFYESYPHTQLTESHQEALGWRAGVSQNTHSLHANKCICLLSRWPFSDTFERWLLYILEMSWSKEPLSIPIERYITHLLEEVPFPEPRILLQLSPTNPHDRVIVTRRDDQPLVISGAGFRQLLLNLGPDNCLLLLALAITEQKILIHSLRPDTLTAVSEAVSSLLFPFKWQCPYIPLCPLGLAEVLHAPLPYLIGVDSRFFDLYEPPPDVTCVDLDTNNITICESQRHISLKLLPKSQARALRQTLEQLFANIRPGMLASPVHYSNNSKYNGEPTTSLDRDFQKRKKEQALELKIQEAFLRFMAVTLEGYRRYLIPITKAPTVGTTDPHALFQMDAFLKSRDKTQQRFLTLIMRTQMFTRFIEERSFVCDGADQGLTFFDECIERVSSEGSLLEFEPAHCAERTVFVLPPDPPDPEETYTYEKFILDANLVARCKQSARGAVQALPSAALASAESLADASPMARRTKHEIAAAQRMARKASLSPEAWAKCLLGACYSLYFLALPCRLTLYRGKEHATLRAAYELLERATKLRVPLDEVCYRVMMQLCGIYSLPVLAVQLLFLMKRAGLQPNALTYGYYNRCVLEAAWPKDMPSGSQLLWNKLRIAVMGAALFRAAGAQRASRATGQATAGSGGTLPRVRTVAGEGSELAALALAEPMRSRSSLDSVCREEASASASAFEALCRRGNIVRTHTHARTHTRAHGLSAHAGILISGVPSDPDLSETTRPRSNSLGNEEPEPTIPIAEKRQTIHVSPDSPSDLRILTRSESFAGDAQIVQNLQRLSFGNTNPKGRCSRTLSFPEETDKEMAAIQVNDVNKTSPLKLSPRTPVLADDPLGALCTGESPRAPTPPRAEDPPLPKHELSVSPKLFHRRSNSFQDEPEETAGKLHRSETAPATVSSLVSLGNTLKISFGPTSIAGKKSNELLQSGLSSLKSAATSMAKKFDEMKEVISANSTPVKMKGAIGNATSALTSFITEEDSTDGSSEINTDDWSSATGFRRASSDAELACTMERGSLATLLSHLPDNLYPQQNENINKDNVSVVVQMTSCSQCHQCLALLYDEDIMAGWAADDSNLNTRCTACGRHTVPLLSVQIIRTSQTQSETLSVPYLNPLVLRKEFESILGREGDSCLAEPEFVESHPIVYWNLVWFLERANIDNHLPDLLCPNYSSKYTSSDALSDADKVGVCRVVCGWDLWRAGEGEAVALYRAWRRRQPRSRQLRALLLTDHDYQSVILTVIDGLLSNDLSDAIRKLASWRESTTPNKRYLSYYRDILFLAMTALGEPDIDFVALQREYTRAIEQLGSEARPQDLPPSPTAVYCRHYFKRLKLKVED from the exons ATGGAAGAAAGGAGAGTAGCAGACTATTTTGTGGTTGCTGGTCTCCCAGAACAACCAGAAGTACTGGATGATTCGGATTCTGGGCACTTAAAAGGATACAGTACTAAAGCACCAATCACAGATATtg GTGTGGTATTTCCTGGGTTAGGTGAAACGGTGCCAAATGATTACGAATTAATAGAATCAACACCGACTGGCTTACCGGCTGATTTGAACCATGGCTCCATGCGATCTCCTGTTTGTTTTTTGTGCATCCGAAGGGGAAGGGACAAACCGCCCCTCGTTGATATCG GTGTCATGTACGACGGCAGAGAGCGTCTCATGGCTGACGCGGAAATGGTTCTCAAATCGGTTGGCGGTAGATTGGCCAATGTGAACAATTCCACGGCGAAAACATATATCACGTACAGGCGGGCGCATCCGACCGCGCCGTGCAATGCGCTTGTCGTAGTCGATATATGCGTAGTCGTTACGAGTCGAGGGGAAACCCCGCCGCATGCGTTTTGTATGATCGCGAAGAATTTGAACAAAG GGTTAATGGGTAGCGATGTATTCCTCTGCTACAAAAAGTCAATGAACCGTCCGCCGCTAATAGCTTTCAAACCAGAAGTACTGTTTAG GTATCCAACAGTAGATCGTCGCAGTATGGCTTTCCCTACTTCCGTGCCACTGTTTTGTCTACCCATGGGTTCCACGTTGGAGTTGTGGCCGAATAATGCGTCTGCGCCGAAACCTGTGTTCTCAACTTTCGTTCTGACCGTTTCTGATGCTACTGATaag GTATACGGATCAGCGGTAACGTTCTACGAGAGCTACCCGCACACGCAGTTAACTGAGAGCCATCAAGAAGCGCTCGGTTGGCGGGCCGGTGTTAGCCAAAACACGCACTCATTACACGCAAATAAATGCATCTGCTTATTATCAAGGTGGCCCTTCAGCGATACGTTTGAACGGTGGCTGCTGTATATACTG GAAATGTCATGGAGTAAAGAACCTTTGAGTATACCAATCGAAAGATACATTACACACTTATTGGAAGAGGTTCCATTCCCGGAGCCGCGCATATTACTtcag TTATCTCCCACAAATCCACATGATCGCGTCATAGTAACAAGACGAGATGACCAACCGCTAGTAATAAGTGGTGCTGGTTTCAGACAGCTCTTGCTAAATTTAGGGCCTGATAACTGTCTATTACTGCTGGCTTTGGCTATCACGGAGCAGAAAATACTTATACACTCTTTGAG ACCAGACACACTCACCGCTGTATCGGAGGCAGTATCTAGTCTGCTGTTTCCATTCAAATGGCAGTGCCCATACATACCACTTTGTCCATTAG gtTTAGCGGAAGTACTTCACGCCCCTCTGCCGTATTTAATAGGTGTTGATTCGAGGTTTTTTGACCTATATGAACCTCCACCAGATGTTACTTGTGTCGATTTAGACACCAATAATATTACA atATGTGAATCGCAGAGGCATATATCATTAAAACTGCTTCCAAAGAGCCAAGCACGGGCATTAAGGCAGACGTTGGAACAGTTGTTCGCGAACATTCGACCTGGTATGTTAG CGTCGCCCGTCCACTATTCGaataatagtaaatataatGGTGAACCTACAACGAGTTTAGATAGGGATTTCCAAAAGCGGAAAAAGGAG CAAGCACTAGAACTAAAGATTCAAGAAGCATTCCTCCGTTTCATGGCTGTGACTTTAGAGGGTTATCGCAGATATCTGATCCCCATAACAAAGGCTCCCACTGTTGGCACTACTGATCCTCATGCCCTCTTCCAAATGGATGCTTTTCTTAAATCACGGGATAAG ACGCAACAGCGCTTCCTAACCCTCATAATGCGCACGCAAATGTTCACGCGCTTCATAGAGGAGCGTTCGTTTGTATGTGACGGTGCGGACCAAGGGTTGACATTCTTCGACGAGTGCATAGAGCGAGTGTCCTCTGAGGGATCGCTGCTTGAGTTCGAGCCCGCGCATTGTGCTGAGCGAACTGTGTTTGTCCTGCCGCCTGACCCGCCTGATCcag AGGAGACATACACATACGAGAAGTTCATACTCGATGCAAACTTAGTGGCTCGGTGTAAACAAAGCGCTCGAGGTGCGGTACAAGCTTTGCCGAGCGCTGCACTTGCGTCCGCTGAGTCGTTAGCTGACGCGTCACCTATGGCCAGACGAACTAAACATGAGATTGCTGCTGCTCAAAG GATGGCGCGCAAAGCCAGTCTATCGCCTGAAGCGTGGGCCAAGTGTCTACTCGGTGCATGCTATTCACTATACTTCCTGGCCCTACCGTGTCGTCTCACACTGTACCGGGGCAAAGAGCACGCTACATTGCGCGCGGCGTATGAGCTGCTCGAGCGCGCTACTAAACTGCGCGTGCCGTTGGATGAG GTGTGTTATCGAGTTATGATGCAACTCTGTGGCATCTACTCGCTGCCCGTATTAGCAGTGCAGTTACTATTCCTGATGAAGCGTGCGGGCTTACAACCCAACGCACTAACGTACGGGTACTACAATAGATGCGTGTTGGAAGCCGCATGGCCTAAAGATATGCCTAG TGGTTCCCAATTACTATGGAACAAGTTGCGTATAGCCGTGATGGGCGCGGCGTTGTTCCGTGCTGCGGGCGCGCAGCGTGCGAGTCGCGCAACGGGACAAGCTACTGCGGggt CTGGCGGAACATTACCTCGCGTGCGAACAGTGGCAGGGGAAGGCTCTGAACTTGCTGCGTTAGCACTGGCTGAACCTATGCGAAGTCGTTCCAGCTTAGATTCAG TGTGTCGTGAAGAAGCAAGTGCGAGTGCGAGCGCGTTCGAAGCGCTGTGCCGGCGCGGCAACATCGTGCGCACACACACGCACGCGCGCACACACACGCGCGCGCACGGCCTGTCCGCACACGCCGGTATACTTATATCCG GTGTGCCGTCAGACCCTGATCTCAGTGAGACTACGCGACCACGCAGCAACTCGTTAGGTAATGAAGAACCGGAACCGACAATACCTATTGCCGAAAAGAGACAG ACAATTCATGTCAGCCCAGACAGTCCATCGGATTTGCGAATATTAACAAGATCAGAAAGTTTTGCCGGTGATGCTCAGATCGTTCAAAACTTGCAGAGGCTTTCATTTG gaaATACAAACCCCAAAGGGCGTTGTTCACGAACGCTCAGTTTTCCCGAAGAGACGGATAAAGAAATGGCTGCAATACAAGTCAACGATGTCAACAAAACCTCCCCATTGAa ACTGTCCCCCCGCACCCCCGTGCTCGCGGACGACCCCCTCGGCGCGCTGTGCACGGGCGAGTCCCCCCGCGCCCCGACCCCGCCGCGCGCAGAGGACCCGCCCCTCCCGAAGCACGAGCTCAGCGTCAGCCCGAAGCTGTTCCACCGCAGGAGCAACTCGTTCCAGGACGAGCCGGAGGAGACCGCTGG GAAACTGCACAGGAGCGAGACGGCACCCGCCACAGTGTCGAGCCTCGTGAGTTTGGGGAACACGCTCAAGATCAGCTTCGG TCCAACAAGCATAGCTGGCAAAAAGTCGAACGAATTGCTCCAGAGCGGTCTAAGCAGTTTAAAATCAGCTGCAACGAGTATGGCTAAGAAGTTCGACGAAATGAAAGAGGTTATATCTGCAAACTCGACCCCCGTAAAGATGAAAGGCGCTATTGGTAACGCTACCAGCGCTCTGACCagttttattacagaagaAGATTCTACCGATGGATCGTCTGAGATTAACACGGATG ATTGGTCAAGTGCAACCGGCTTTAGAAGAGCTTCAAGTGACGCAGAATTGGCGTGTACGATGGAGCGCGGTTCGCTAGCAACTCTTCTATCACATTTACCTGATAATCTGTATCCACAGCAAAAT GAGAACATAAACAAGGACAACGTATCTGTAGTGGTGCAGATGACGTCGTGCTCGCAGTGCCACCAGTGCCTCGCGCTGCTGTACGACGAGGACATCATGGCGGGCTGGGCGGCCGACGACTCCAACCTCAACACGCGCTGTACTGCGTGCGGACGGCATACGGTCCCGTTGCTGTCTGTGCAG ATAATACGAACGAGTCAAACGCAATCAGAAACTCTGAGTGTGCCCTATTTGAACCCATTGGTGCTGAGGAAAGAATTCGAATCGATCTTGG GCAGAGAAGGCGACTCATGTTTAGCTGAACCAGAATTCGTCGAGTCCCATCCCATAGTATACTGGAATCTAGTGTGGTTCCTGGAGCGAGCTAACATAGATAACCACTTGCCGGACTTGCTCTGCCCTAATTATTCGTCTAAGTACACGAGTTCAGATGCGCTGTCTGACGCTGATAAAGTTGGTG TTTGCCGCGTGGTATGCGGCTGGGACCTGTGGCGCGCGGGCGAGGGCGAGGCGGTGGCGCTGTACCGCGCGTGGCGCCGCCGCCAGCCGCGCTCGCGGCAGCTGCGCGCGCTGCTGCTCACCGACCACGACTACCAGTC AGTTATCCTGACAGTGATAGATGGCTTACTCAGCAACGACCTTTCGGACGCTATCCGTAAATTAGCATCGTGGAGGGAATCAACTACGCCAAACAAACGATATCTCTCCTATTATAG AGACATCCTCTTCCTCGCGATGACAGCGCTCGGCGAACCGGACATAGACTTCGTGGCCCTCCAACGTGAGTACACGCGTGCCATAGAGCAGTTAGGAAGCGAAGCCCGACCACAAGACCTGCCCCCTTCACCCACGGCTGTGTACTGCAGGCACTACTTCAAGCGGCTCAAGCTTAAAGTGGAGGATTAA